In one window of Macadamia integrifolia cultivar HAES 741 chromosome 2, SCU_Mint_v3, whole genome shotgun sequence DNA:
- the LOC122064351 gene encoding disease resistance protein RPS2-like — MATTIIGAILSPIVGWIINPIATKFQVWRNLSENIKELENTRMKLEAWRSDKEREVEEEMNQEGVVKSEGAVLWFSQVDKALSDANNLRSEYEQSQISGTSCPNCFCRSRYQLSKRALKHKQDVLDKLFGEEPRSGWTVAPPRQIGRNMNTVSIEGQTTTEKLKGEIIDSVLDDRYVAVGLFGMGGIGKTTLLRHANEHFRMTQHFDSVIFTTVSCTPNFVDIRKQIAKSMGLKNCEDDNDVKEKLCRQTRKYMLILDDIWAPIDLDEICIPAPKKENGCKILLASRSIEVVTRFVIRFGARDSLRSIRVNKLQPDEAWNLFVQKVGKDITSKSSIVSLAKDVLKKCDGLPLAIVVIGSTMATRETEGEWKDALRELNNLVVMKEEVFSVLMFSFEKLEPIERSLFLYCCLFPEDYSINKEKLVDFAIGEEILSGMHRLKDIRNKVDVLVGKLRNSSMLEDGDYFGTFKMHDMMRELAVWITSTSNKYLSKFSTKPGFGITEAPADASEWCKATKILMWDLSMKSLPQLPDQCPQLHTLLLAYCFFLKDIPQLQFFDHMPALQILDLTNCYEIRNLPASISHLVNLRSLKLRCCRNLQDLPIGIGKLVQLISLDLRGCTTLSKLPIEMKKLNNLRLLDIGDTKILKRIPRGVLSGLRKLEELNTIGSGLKWFTSGVEELSQLISLSDISVEISKANVFHWFKPFLKSKRMRSLDLRNCTIDPSIFPYLLDIDGVMQFKSCEGLTHIPAHGCKSLTLRACPDLKILLNVQEAKRNAFESLGGLELDQLDQLQAICTGVPQPGCFSNMSFMEIQECPNLKVIFTNGVTQLLKKLIHLTVCRCPQLVKIVADEDLEINAFPRLKVMELCELPELTDICHLDLNWPSLSEVHVYLCSKLRRPPFGAKHADISLNDEMDSQMTKEYLWVKKWGSLLG; from the exons ATGGCAACGACTATCATTGGCGCGATACTAAGCCCCATAGTAGGATGGATTATCAATCCTATCGCAACTAAGTTTCAGGTCTGGCGGAACCTTAGCGAGAACATCAAAGAGCTAGAAAACACAAGAATGAAGCTAGAAGCCTGGAGAAGTGACAAAGaaagagaagtagaagaagaaatgaaccAAGAAGGTGTAGTAAAATCAGAAGGGGCAGTTCTCTGGTTCAGTCAAGTCGATAAAGCTCTATCCGACGCCAACAACCTACGAAGCGAGTACGAGCAGAGTCAGATCTCTGGTACTTCATGTCCTAACTGCTTCTGCCGGTCACGCTATCAGCTGAGCAAAAGAGCTTTGAAGCACAAGCAAGATGTACTTGACAAGTTGTTTGGGGAAGAACCAAGATCTGGTTGGACGGTGGCTCCACCACGGCAGATAGGGAGGAATATGAACACCGTTTCTATCGAGGGACAAACAACAACAGAGAAATTGAAAGGTGAGATCATCGATTCGGTGCTCGACGATAGGTATGTTGCTGTTGGGTTGTTTGGTATGGGAGGTATAGGCAAGACAACACTTCTACGACACGCCAATGAGCACTTTAGGATGACCCAACACTTCGATTCCGTGATTTTCACCACTGTGTCATGCACACCCAATTTTGTAGACATACGAAAACAAATTGCTAAAAGTATGGGCTTGAAAAATtgtgaagatgacaatgatgtaaaagaaaaattgtgTCGCCAAACAAGGAAGTATATGTTGATATTAGACGATATTTGGGCGCCCATTGATCTTGATGAAATCTGCATTCCGGCACCAAAGAAGGAGAACGGCTGCAAAATATTATTGGCATCTCGATCGATAGAAGTGGTTACAAGGTTTGTGATCCGCTTTGGAGCGAGAGATTCTCTTCGATCGATTCGAGTGAACAAACTCCAACCAGATGAAGCGTGGAATCTTTTTGTTCAAAAAGTCGGTAAGGATATTACTTCCAAATCATCAATAGTATCCCTTGCGAAGGATGTTCTGAAAAAATGTGATGGATTGCCTCTGGCCATCGTTGTTATTGGTAGCACAATGGCAACACGGGAAACAGAGGGAGAATGGAAAGACGCTCTACGTGAATTGAACAATCTTGTAGTTATGAAAGAAGAAGTATTTTCAGTACTCATGTTTAGTTTTGAAAAATTGGAACCAATTGAACGATCCCTCTTCTTGTACTGCTGTCTATTTCCTGAGGATTACAGCATTAACAAAGAGAAATTGGTTGATTTTGCCATTGGTGAAGAAATTCTGTCTGGGATGCATCGGCTGAAAGATATTAGAAATAAAGTAGATGTTTTGGTTGGAAAGCTTCGAAATTCATCGATGCTTGAGGACGGTGACTACTTTGGTACATTTAAAATGCACGATATGATGCGTGAATTGGCTGTGTGGATCACATCTACATCGAATAAGTACCTCTCCAAGTTCAGTACAAAGCCCGGTTTTGGAATAACTGAGGCACCTGCTGATGCCTCAGAATGGTGCAAAGCCACTAAGATTTTGATGTGGGatctttctatgaaatctttaCCTCAATTGCCAGATCAGTGTCCACAACTGCACACATTGCTCCTTGCATATTGTTTCTTTCTCAAGGACATCCCCCAACTGCAGTTCTTCGACCACATGCCTGCACTTCAGATACTAGATTTGACGAATTGTTACGAGATAAGAAATTTACCGGCTTCAATATCCCATCTAGTCAACCTTCGTTCGTTAAAATTAAGGTGTTGTCGGAACCTACAGGATTTACCCATTGGAATTGGAAAGTTGGTTCAACTCATATCATTAGACTTGCGTGGTTGCACAACCTTAAGTAAACTACCAATAGAGATGAAAAAGTTGAACAATTTAAGGCTTCTAGACATCGGCGACACCAAAATTCTTAAGAGGATACCACGTGGGGTATTATCTGGATTGCGTAAGCTAGAGGAGCTAAACACTATCGGAAGCGGGTTAAAATGGTTCACCAGTGGTGTAGAGGAACTATCTCAATTGATTAGCTTATCTGATATTAGCGTCGAGATAAGTAAAGCAAATGTTTTCCATTGGTTTAagccattccttaaatctaaacGCATGCGTAGTCTAGATTTGCGGAATTGTACTATTGATCCTTCAATTTTTCCGTATCTTCTAGACATTGATGGAGTTATGCAATTCAAGTCATGTGAGGGTTTGACACACATTCCAGCTCATGGCTGTAAAAGTCTAACTTTACGAGCTTGTCCAGATCTCAAGATATTATTGAACGTACAGGAAGCCAAAAGGAATGCTTTTGAAAGCTTAGGTGGGTTGGAACTTGATCAACTGGATCAGTTGCAGGCAATATGTACTGGGGTTCCACAACCTGGATGCTTTTCTAATATGTCATTTATGGAAATACAGGAATGCCCCAATCTAAAGGTGATTTTCACTAATGGTGTAACACAGTTGCTTAAAAAGTTGATTCATTTAACTGTATGTCGATGTCCTCAATTGGTGAAGATAGTAGCAGATGAGGATTTGGAAATCAATGCATTTCCAAGGTTGAAGGTAATGGAACTATGTGAGCTACCAGAATTGACAGACATATGCCATCTTGATTTGAACTGGCCATCTCTCTCTGAAGTGCATGTTTATCTTTGTTCTAAGTTAAGGAGACCCCCGTTTGGAGCCAAACATGCAGATATATCATTAAATGATGAAATGGACAGCCAGATGACAAAGGAGTATCTATGGGTGAAAAAATGG GGATCCTTGCTTGGTTAA